A region of Mustela nigripes isolate SB6536 chromosome 18, MUSNIG.SB6536, whole genome shotgun sequence DNA encodes the following proteins:
- the LOC132006499 gene encoding beta-defensin 15-like yields the protein MRTFLFVFALLFLLVPARNSFFDEKCFKFRGRCVNSCLKNEELVALCQKSLKCCLTRQPCLKSKDD from the exons ATGAGGACGTTCCTCTTTGTCTttgctcttctcttccttctggtcCCAG CCAGGAATTCATTTTTTGATGAGAAATGCTTCAAGTTTCGTGGGAGATGTGTGAATTCTTGTCTGAAAAATGAAGAACTTGTCGCTCTCTGCCAGAAGTCTCTGAAATGCTGCCTGACACGCCAGCCATGCTTGAAGAGTAAAGATGATTGA
- the LOC132006584 gene encoding beta-defensin 105A-like produces the protein MTLRRKMSSFVFAFFILVQFLSECQAGLEYSEPLPGGEFAPCERCWLGRGTCRRMCTEDEKVIGQCRMNFFCCRPKIN, from the exons ATGACCCTAAGGAGAAAgatgtcttcttttgtctttgcctttttcattttggttcagTTTCTATCAG AGTGCCAGGCAGGACTGGAGTATTCTGAGCCACTTCCAGGAG GTGAGTTTGCTCCTTGTGAGCGGTGCTGGCTGGGCCGGGGAACATGCAGGAGGATGTGTACCGAGGACGAGAAGGTTATTGGACAATGCAGAATGAACTTCTTCTGTTGCCGACCGAAGATCAACTGA